The Methanocella arvoryzae MRE50 genome includes a region encoding these proteins:
- a CDS encoding RNA-protein complex protein Nop10, with product MKKCERCGRYTLKDTCECSGKAVNPVPARFSPLDPYGKYRRRGAKY from the coding sequence ATGAAAAAATGCGAGCGCTGTGGCAGGTATACCCTTAAGGATACTTGCGAGTGCAGCGGCAAAGCCGTCAACCCGGTGCCCGCCCGTTTTTCTCCACTCGATCCCTACGGAAAATACCGCCGCAGAGGAGCGAAATATTAA
- a CDS encoding proteasome assembly chaperone family protein: MIETTVVEYREIETESPVMIVGLPGIGLVGKLVADQLIIELKAEKFMEIFSPCLPPQVNVNPDGTIKLVSNELYFYKGNGQTPDMIFLVGDHQSVTNEGHYELAGIYLDIAERYKVRRIYTMGGYGTGKLIETPHVLYATNKPEIIEEIKSYGAIFNEGELSGGIIGASGLILGLGELRGMECVCFMGETSGYLVDPKSAQVVLAVLCKALNIEIDTKELEARAQEIEKIITKIKEMEQSQIPKDYPAEEKYIG; this comes from the coding sequence ATGATCGAGACTACCGTTGTAGAATATCGCGAGATCGAAACCGAAAGCCCTGTAATGATTGTGGGCCTGCCCGGCATAGGGCTTGTGGGCAAGCTTGTGGCCGATCAGCTGATCATTGAGCTGAAGGCCGAAAAGTTCATGGAGATATTCTCCCCATGTCTGCCTCCTCAGGTCAACGTGAACCCGGATGGCACAATCAAGCTGGTCAGCAACGAGCTTTACTTCTACAAAGGTAATGGACAGACTCCCGACATGATCTTCCTGGTCGGCGATCATCAGAGTGTGACCAATGAAGGCCACTACGAGCTGGCAGGCATATACCTTGACATCGCTGAGCGGTACAAAGTCCGCCGGATCTATACCATGGGTGGCTACGGCACGGGTAAGCTGATCGAGACACCCCATGTGCTTTATGCGACCAATAAGCCCGAAATCATCGAGGAGATCAAATCATACGGGGCCATCTTCAACGAGGGTGAGCTCTCGGGCGGCATTATCGGCGCTTCCGGGCTGATCCTCGGACTGGGCGAGCTGAGGGGCATGGAATGTGTCTGCTTCATGGGGGAAACCTCCGGCTACCTCGTAGACCCTAAAAGTGCCCAGGTCGTCCTGGCAGTACTGTGCAAGGCGCTGAACATCGAGATCGACACGAAAGAACTCGAAGCCCGGGCGCAGGAGATCGAGAAGATCATCACCAAGATCAAAGAAATGGAGCAGTCCCAGATACCGAAGGACTATCCTGCGGAAGAAAAGTATATCGGGTAA
- the pyk gene encoding pyruvate kinase, whose translation MRKTKIVCTIGPACDSQDMLEKLAVAGMNVARLNMSHADHEHTVQTINNIRMVSEAIGKPIGILMDLQGPKIRVGTLQQPANLKPGGTFTLTTRDVPGDSQEVNVPFKELPQSVSTGQTLLLDDGLIELKVDAVTETDIRTKVVRGGELKSKKGINLPQSTIRIPSITEKDVRDLEFGIEHEVDMIAMSFVRKPQDVLDLRKKIEDNDSDIPIISKIEKHEAVKNIDGIIDVVDGVMVARGDLGIEIPMAEVPIVQKMIISKCIARGIPVITATQMLDSMIRNPIPTRAEATDVANAVFDGTDALMLSGETAFGEYPVKAVETMARIAKYTEESTYYKHAIAAKAPKPSLSMTDAVAQSTTESARVLKAQAIITATQTGYSARKVSKYRPQLPILAVTNDPKVVNRLTLSWAVLPLLIGSPGNLDELIQDSVDACLQKGYVKNGDLVVITAGVMTGIPGGTNIMKIHVVAKELARGIGVGKDIVKGVARVIKSPSEFTNIRSGDILVIKEVDVDHIDDVKPARAIISEETGLTSYSAIIGRELNIPVVVGIKNATRIIQDGSTITVDSVRGMVYEGSINLPGE comes from the coding sequence ATGAGGAAGACCAAGATCGTTTGTACTATCGGCCCTGCGTGCGATAGCCAGGACATGCTGGAAAAGCTGGCCGTAGCCGGAATGAACGTAGCCAGGCTGAACATGTCTCATGCAGATCACGAGCATACTGTTCAGACTATCAATAACATTCGCATGGTTTCAGAGGCGATAGGCAAGCCGATCGGCATACTGATGGACCTCCAGGGCCCGAAGATCCGGGTCGGCACCCTGCAGCAGCCGGCAAACCTGAAGCCGGGAGGAACTTTTACCCTGACCACCAGAGACGTGCCTGGAGACAGCCAGGAAGTCAACGTCCCCTTCAAAGAGCTTCCCCAGTCGGTGAGCACGGGCCAGACGCTGCTCCTCGACGACGGGCTGATCGAGCTAAAGGTGGACGCTGTCACCGAGACGGATATACGGACAAAAGTAGTCAGGGGCGGAGAGCTGAAATCCAAAAAAGGCATCAACCTGCCCCAGAGCACGATCAGGATTCCTTCGATCACCGAAAAAGACGTAAGAGATCTCGAGTTCGGCATCGAGCATGAAGTCGATATGATCGCCATGTCTTTCGTTCGAAAGCCTCAGGACGTCCTCGATCTGAGGAAAAAGATCGAAGACAATGACTCCGATATCCCCATTATTTCGAAGATCGAGAAGCACGAGGCGGTCAAGAACATCGACGGCATCATAGACGTTGTCGACGGCGTGATGGTTGCCCGCGGCGATCTGGGGATCGAGATTCCCATGGCCGAGGTGCCAATCGTACAGAAAATGATCATCTCGAAATGCATTGCCCGAGGGATCCCGGTTATTACGGCCACCCAGATGCTGGACTCTATGATCAGGAACCCGATACCTACCCGGGCAGAGGCTACGGACGTGGCCAACGCAGTTTTCGACGGCACAGACGCCCTGATGCTGTCCGGAGAGACCGCCTTCGGCGAATATCCTGTCAAAGCCGTAGAGACCATGGCCAGAATCGCGAAGTATACGGAAGAGTCTACTTATTACAAGCATGCGATAGCTGCAAAAGCCCCAAAGCCCTCTCTATCAATGACGGATGCGGTCGCCCAGAGCACGACTGAGTCCGCCAGAGTACTCAAAGCGCAGGCGATCATCACCGCAACTCAGACCGGCTATTCCGCCAGGAAAGTCTCCAAATACCGGCCGCAGCTGCCCATTCTTGCAGTGACCAACGATCCGAAGGTGGTAAACCGTCTCACGCTTTCGTGGGCGGTCTTACCCTTACTGATCGGCAGCCCGGGGAACCTCGACGAGCTGATTCAGGACTCTGTGGACGCCTGCCTGCAAAAGGGCTACGTCAAGAACGGGGACCTGGTCGTGATAACGGCTGGCGTGATGACCGGCATTCCTGGCGGCACTAACATCATGAAAATCCACGTTGTGGCAAAAGAGCTTGCCAGAGGCATAGGCGTGGGCAAGGACATCGTGAAAGGCGTGGCCAGGGTGATTAAGTCTCCCTCCGAGTTCACAAATATCCGTAGCGGCGATATTCTGGTGATCAAAGAGGTCGATGTCGATCACATAGACGACGTGAAGCCGGCGCGTGCGATAATCTCGGAGGAAACCGGATTGACGTCCTACAGTGCTATTATAGGCAGAGAGCTCAATATCCCCGTTGTAGTGGGCATAAAGAACGCTACGAGAATTATTCAGGATGGCAGCACTATTACTGTTGACTCAGTGCGAGGCATGGTCTACGAGGGATCCATCAATCTGCCGGGCGAATAA
- a CDS encoding serine protein kinase RIO: MTLERPSKKEKRIDEKIDEYRIKIKDSEDLKLRGEVFDTATLKALYTFANKGIIKAMGGVVSTGKEGNVFHAIGAEDREIAIKIYRIATSDFRKMEDYMLGDPRFANIKHTQKGIIFAWTQKEFRNLQRAAEAGVRVPAPIEADRNILIMEFIGKDGIPAPRLRDVQLAEPEHIYRTIVSYMVALYQEAKLVHSDLSEFNILLYEDEPVIIDMGQSVLLDHPMSREFLQRDVKNIVRYFKKLGVKCDEDSLLTEITTKK, encoded by the coding sequence ATGACTTTGGAGCGCCCGAGCAAGAAAGAGAAGCGGATCGACGAGAAGATCGACGAGTATCGCATCAAGATCAAGGATTCGGAGGACCTCAAGCTCCGCGGTGAAGTCTTCGATACCGCCACCCTTAAAGCCCTGTACACTTTTGCCAACAAAGGCATTATAAAGGCGATGGGGGGCGTCGTGTCCACCGGCAAGGAGGGAAACGTCTTCCACGCGATCGGGGCTGAGGACCGGGAAATAGCGATCAAGATTTACCGCATAGCCACCAGCGATTTCCGGAAGATGGAGGACTACATGCTGGGCGATCCGAGGTTTGCCAACATCAAGCATACCCAGAAAGGCATTATCTTCGCCTGGACTCAGAAAGAGTTCAGGAACCTCCAGCGGGCGGCGGAAGCCGGGGTAAGAGTCCCTGCCCCTATAGAGGCGGACAGGAACATCCTGATCATGGAGTTCATAGGGAAGGACGGCATACCTGCCCCCCGGCTGAGAGATGTGCAACTCGCCGAGCCGGAACATATTTATCGAACGATAGTCAGTTATATGGTAGCGCTTTATCAAGAAGCAAAGCTGGTCCATTCAGACCTGAGCGAGTTCAACATACTCTTATATGAAGATGAACCAGTAATAATTGATATGGGACAATCCGTGTTGCTTGATCACCCGATGTCTCGTGAGTTCCTGCAGCGCGATGTGAAAAATATCGTACGGTATTTTAAGAAGCTTGGAGTTAAGTGCGACGAGGATAGCCTCCTGACTGAGATAACGACGAAGAAGTGA
- a CDS encoding KH domain-containing protein yields the protein MQEHIKVPQDRIGAIIGVDGKIKELLEKKSGAQISVDSESGTVVIDSKEGDPFKALKASDAIKAIARGFSPEKALKLLDSEDLILDMMDLSKITDTPSDLTRIKGRIIGRGGKTREIIESMTGAKISVYGKTISIIGDAEQIMTVRTALDMLIDGAPHGAVYGYLERRRREIKQSQFESIQ from the coding sequence ATGCAAGAACACATCAAAGTCCCCCAGGACCGGATCGGTGCGATCATAGGCGTAGATGGTAAGATCAAAGAGCTACTGGAGAAGAAGTCCGGCGCCCAGATAAGCGTGGACAGCGAGTCGGGAACAGTAGTCATCGATTCGAAGGAAGGCGATCCGTTCAAGGCGCTGAAGGCCAGCGATGCGATTAAGGCGATAGCCAGAGGCTTCAGCCCGGAAAAGGCCCTGAAGCTCCTGGATTCGGAAGACCTGATCCTCGATATGATGGACCTGTCCAAGATCACCGATACACCCTCCGACCTGACCAGGATCAAAGGCAGGATCATCGGCAGGGGCGGCAAGACGAGGGAGATCATCGAGTCCATGACCGGGGCCAAAATATCGGTCTACGGGAAAACGATCAGCATCATCGGGGACGCTGAGCAGATCATGACAGTCCGGACAGCGCTGGACATGCTGATCGACGGAGCACCTCATGGAGCGGTTTACGGCTACCTCGAGCGCCGCCGGAGAGAGATCAAGCAGTCGCAGTTCGAATCGATACAATAA
- a CDS encoding translation initiation factor IF-2 subunit alpha — protein sequence MVKGWPNPGELVVCTVTKVVDFGAFVALDEYDNKEGLIHISEVASGWVKYIRDHVREGQKIVCKVLDVNPKRGHIDLSFKDVNEHQRRETIQLWKNDQKALKWLQFVAEETKLQPKELEDLEDTIRDEFGNLYAVFEEVVHDGPQGLIKAGIPQNIADAINRIAHENVKVPSVDIAGYVDLLCPTSNGVEIIKKALKAAGSIDAGEGVTVDVTYVGAPRYRIHVIAPDYKKAEKVLNTAARAAIDYVKKHEGEGEFHRHMEEAKSIS from the coding sequence ATGGTAAAAGGATGGCCCAACCCCGGTGAACTGGTAGTCTGCACAGTGACGAAAGTAGTGGACTTTGGCGCTTTCGTCGCGCTGGACGAGTACGATAACAAGGAAGGGCTCATCCACATCTCCGAAGTGGCGTCCGGCTGGGTCAAGTACATTCGTGACCACGTCCGGGAAGGCCAGAAGATCGTATGCAAAGTCCTCGATGTCAACCCCAAGCGGGGGCACATCGATCTTTCGTTCAAAGACGTCAATGAGCACCAGCGCCGGGAAACGATCCAGCTCTGGAAGAACGACCAGAAAGCCCTCAAGTGGCTGCAGTTCGTGGCTGAGGAAACGAAGCTCCAGCCGAAGGAACTGGAGGACCTGGAAGACACTATCCGGGATGAGTTCGGCAACCTCTACGCAGTCTTCGAAGAAGTTGTGCACGACGGTCCGCAGGGACTTATCAAGGCCGGCATCCCGCAGAATATCGCCGACGCGATCAACCGCATCGCACACGAGAACGTCAAAGTTCCGTCTGTCGACATCGCAGGCTACGTCGACCTGCTCTGTCCGACTTCCAACGGGGTCGAGATCATCAAGAAGGCCCTGAAAGCCGCCGGCTCAATCGACGCCGGGGAAGGGGTCACGGTTGATGTCACCTACGTCGGAGCGCCCAGGTACCGCATTCACGTGATAGCGCCCGATTACAAGAAGGCTGAAAAGGTCCTGAACACGGCGGCCAGGGCAGCTATCGACTACGTGAAGAAGCACGAGGGCGAAGGCGAGTTCCACCGGCACATGGAAGAGGCCAAGTCTATCTCATGA
- a CDS encoding NAD-dependent epimerase/dehydratase family protein — protein sequence MKCIVTGGAGFIGSHLTDRLLEEGHEVTVVDNLSGGQFRFIEHHVTNPEFSFVNEDLARDGLISSAFEGADMVYHLAANPDVRSGVTDTRTPLTQNTIATFNVLESMRAAGVRKIAFTSTSTVYGEAEVIPTPENYGPLMPISLYGASKLACEAMISAYCHTFDMQSWIYRFANIIGSRGTHGVIFDFIGRLRKDPSKLTILGNGRQSKSYLHISDCVDGMLFAVRNSNAPVNIFNIGSDDRFDVTGIARAVASEMGLENVEFEYTGGDRGWKGDVPFMTLSIAKLKALGWKPVHNSEESVRLCVRELLREV from the coding sequence ATGAAGTGCATTGTCACCGGCGGTGCCGGTTTTATTGGAAGCCACCTCACAGATCGCCTTCTGGAGGAAGGCCACGAGGTCACCGTCGTGGATAACCTGTCCGGGGGACAGTTCCGGTTTATCGAGCATCACGTGACCAATCCTGAGTTTTCGTTCGTCAACGAAGACCTGGCTAGGGATGGCCTGATCAGTAGTGCCTTTGAGGGCGCAGACATGGTTTATCACCTCGCCGCCAATCCAGACGTGCGCTCCGGGGTGACTGATACCAGAACACCGCTGACTCAGAACACCATCGCCACTTTCAACGTCCTGGAATCGATGAGGGCCGCAGGGGTCAGAAAGATTGCTTTTACATCTACATCGACGGTGTATGGCGAGGCCGAAGTGATACCGACGCCGGAAAACTACGGCCCACTCATGCCGATATCGCTGTATGGCGCATCGAAGCTCGCGTGCGAGGCGATGATCAGCGCATATTGTCACACGTTTGACATGCAGTCCTGGATTTACAGGTTCGCCAACATCATCGGCAGCAGAGGTACCCATGGCGTCATCTTCGACTTCATCGGCAGGCTACGCAAAGATCCGTCTAAGCTGACCATCCTTGGCAACGGCCGGCAGTCCAAGTCCTACCTTCACATCAGCGACTGCGTGGACGGAATGCTCTTTGCGGTGAGAAACTCCAATGCCCCGGTGAACATATTCAACATAGGCTCGGATGACCGGTTCGACGTCACCGGCATCGCCAGAGCGGTCGCATCCGAGATGGGGCTGGAGAACGTGGAATTCGAGTATACCGGAGGAGACCGGGGCTGGAAGGGGGACGTGCCCTTCATGACCCTCTCGATCGCGAAGCTGAAGGCTCTAGGCTGGAAGCCTGTCCACAACTCTGAAGAGAGCGTGAGACTCTGTGTAAGAGAGCTACTACGCGAGGTATGA